The genomic region ATCTTTGAGAGCCTCTTTTAGTCTCTTTAATTTATTATGAAAACCACAATCTTTCCGGTTCCCTTCCAAAGGGGCCCACCAAGAATCGGCGATAACTTGATCAACACCTTCCACCGAAAACCAATCATCGAAGACTTTAAATGGTTTGGGACCAAAGTTAACTTCCCCATCCGAAAGCATAATGGGACAATGATCCGACACCATTCTATCTAGAGAATTCACTTTTAAATCCGACCACAAATCAAGAAAATCACCGGAAACAAGAATTCTATCGAACTTACTCATCTTAACACTGTCGTCACTAACCCTAGTAAATTTCCTCCCACCTATCGGAATGTCCACAAACATGTTTTGATTAATGAACTCATTAAACATCTTTGCCTGCTTCTCAAAGAATTCGCAGTTTAATCTCTCTGAACAATCTCTAACCTCGTTGAAATCCCCACAAATTACCCACGAAACCCCACTAATACTTAAGATATTGTTAAGCGAATCCCACATCTTACGTTTGCTAACATCATCATCTGGCCCATAGACATTAACAATAATTGTTTCGCTACCCGAATCCTTCCAAGTACCCCAAATAGCAACAAAGTAATCGCTTATTTGCTCTCCGCTGACTTCAAAAATATTTTTGTCCCAAATAATTAGTTGTCCTCCCGACTTACCAACCATCTCTTTTTGAACGTACCCACAGTCTTTAGAGCCCCAAAGACCGAAAACCCAATTATCACCCTTATTATGGCATTTGGTTTCTTGAAGAACAAAAATAGAAGGCTTCTCCAAAATACGTAATTTTCTAACATCCCCGAACTTGCTTTCTTTCCCAGACCCGAACCCACGAATATTTAGCGAGATAATCTTCATTTGGAACCGCTAAAAAGAAATAGAAAAGAAGAATACTTACAGGATGTTCTTGGTCCATTTTAGACCAAGATTCGTGCTGAATTCCTCAACCCCAATGCTACTCTCCGAAATTAATTGCTTCAACTCTTCATTCTTGCTATTGCGTGAGGAGGAATATGATTTACCCTTTGCAGTTGATTTCGGTACAGAAGAACCCCTTGGATTTTTCACCCTATTGCTACCACCAGTGACACAATTGACACCTCCCATCAAACTcattttataaaaatcagattACTATAAAATACACTATAAAATACCCTCATGTGACATGAACGATTTGTCAGGAGTTGTAAATTTCTTGCTACAAATGAGACTCGAACCTGCATTGATTTTGACAAAGACTTCGTACCCTAGCTTCTAAGGCAGTGAGTTTCTAAGCGGTGGCGAAGCTTCAAGTTTCTTATTGGGAGGGCAAAATTGAACATTCAATTTTTTTTACACGGACAAAAATGAGTGttcaattattttttttatttcagttAACTTCACAATCCAAGTTAACAATATATTAATGTACATTACTGATTAATTAATTTACACCATCATATTATTACAATTATGTAACTTTTTCAAATTGGGCTTGTATGTATAAATTATTTTTTAAAGTAATTTAACATTTAAAATAATAAGTTGAAAAAGATTAATTCAAGACTACAGAATAGTACGGAGTCCTCAATAGAAGCAGTTATAAGGACTATGACTAATGTGTTAAGTAACGAACTTGAGAATCATATACCTAGCTTGACTATATTATAATATCAAAGATAATGAATTAATTTTTCTCTCTCTAGAAAATATCCCCAAATCTCAATCATCCCCAAACCTTCAAACACCCCCAAACCTTCATACTCACCTTCCCCAACTCCATTCCAATCAAATTGAATCACTTAAATTTCCAGAACGATTCTCACAATCTCCCCAAATCTCGCCCTGGATTCTCACAGAAATCGACCATATTTTTGGGCAATTTGTCAAGATTTACCAATCCGTATGTAATTCGAAATATTCTTAAAGAATATGGTACTATCATGGGTCTTTCTTGGATCAAAAATCGCTCTTATGCTTTTGTAAAATTGAAAATAGTTAACCAAGCTTCTAAAGCTTTAAACTCTTTAAATGGCAAAATCATTAACAACATGAGAATTACGGTAGGCTATGCCAAAAAAGAGTTGAATCTTGATATCCTATCAAATCAATCCCCAATACCTGATTTTGTAAATTCAATACTTGTTCCCTCTAAACCATGTCAACCTGAACCAGTTATTAACCTATCGTATAACGAAGAAACTGTATAACGTTTACAGCTAACAGCTCTAATCATTGATAAATCTCC from Rutidosis leptorrhynchoides isolate AG116_Rl617_1_P2 chromosome 9, CSIRO_AGI_Rlap_v1, whole genome shotgun sequence harbors:
- the LOC139868754 gene encoding uncharacterized protein, translated to MSLMGGVNCVTGGSNRVKNPRGSSVPKSTAKGKSYSSSRNSKNEELKQLISESSIGRFQMKIISLNIRGFGSGKESKFGDVRKLRILEKPSIFVLQETKCHNKGDNWVFGLWGSKDCGYVQKEMVGKSGGQLIIWDKNIFEVSGEQISDYFVAIWGTWKDSGSETIIVNVYGPDDDVSKRKMWDSLNNILSISGVSWVICGDFNEVRDCSERLNCEFFEKQAKMFNEFINQNMFVDIPIGGRKFTRVSDDSVKMSKFDRILVSGDFLDLWSDLKVNSLDRMVSDHCPIMLSDGEVNFGPKPFKVFDDWFSVEGVDQVIADSWWAPLEGNRKDCGFHNKLKRLKEALKD